The stretch of DNA TCCTGGCAAAACTGCTTCAGCAAGATACGCAGCTCGTCCGTAGCAATGGAAACTGGTTCGTCATCCCAGGGTAATTCTTCGCCAACCTCTTCGCCCGGAAGAAATCCGTCTGCCAGCAGCTGTTGCCAGAACCGCTGAAGTGGGCTCATCGATAAATCCTTCTGGAATTTCAGCGCATCCGTTTGAGGCACCTGCCGCAAGTTGACTCCTTCCAGAGGCCACTCAAGCAGGAATCCTAGCAAAGCCTCAATTCCACCGTTCATCATTGCTTCATCAAGCGCACCAAAATATTCGTGATCTTGCTTCATGCTGTCAGAGACCTCCAAGCAGAAGAAGCGGCGCTCATCAATTCCAGCAGGAACAGCCCATGCGTTGTTGGTCGCCATGATGAGGTGTATGTGATTCTGGATGGCGAACGAGTTCACCCCCTTGGGCTCAATCATCAACTGGTCCTCAGTGATCAAAGCTTTCAGCGGCCCCTCCTCCTTGACGTTGCCTCCCCAAAAAGCCTCATCTGCAAACACCATCAAGGCGTCCTTCAGATGCGAGTTGAAGTTGCCCGTTAAGTGCCGTGGCTGAACAAGCTGGCGATAGTGCCCCCCAAACAGAGATCCGAAGTGCTTGGCGAACATTCCCTTGCCTGTGCCTCGTCCTCCTAGTAGCACGACAGCAACACCAGGGCGCTTGCCTGGATTCTGAACAGCATCAGCCATCCATGAGATCAGATAGTTGTAATGCACATCATTTCCGCTGCAAATCACGTTCTTGATGTGGTCCAGGAAAGGTTGGCAAGCCTCATGATTGCCTGAAGGCTCGACTGCAAATCCTCGCCAGAGATTGTAATGCTCCACTGGACATTTCTCGCTCGGATCGAAGACTACCCGCTCGTAGAAACGACGGAACGGGCTCTTAATCCAAGCATCTGCTGCCGAGATCGTTCGATTCGGATTGTGCGGATCTGGTTGAGGTTTCATGCTCGCTGTGGCGACATTGAAATCAGCCTTGCTGCTAAACGATATAGCCCCGTCTGAACCCTCGTTGATGATCACTGCTTTCCCTTCGATCATTGCGATGGCGTGCTTATCGTTCAGATCCTCTTCCCCTTTCTCCGGAACGGACCTCTGAGGAGAGCCCTGACCAGAAGTGAAGCCGCTTTCTATGGTGGCGTTAATTTCACCGTCATCCAGCCCAATGGACTTGGCGATCTTTCGCAGCTCCTCCCTGGGATCTGTATCCAGTGATGCTGATTGTTGGCCGCAGGCGTACGCCACTCGGTTGAGCGTATTGTTGCGATCTCCAGGTTGAGCGTTGCGGAGTTCATCAAAGATCGTCTGGATGCTCTCAGGCAAAGAGATTCTCTCAACCCGCTTGAGTGCAGCCTCGATTTTCGCAAGGGGGTAGGGGGGCAGGTCATCCTCCACCATCTCTACTTGAAACGGGCTGTCCGTCTTTCGATGCCATGAGCCAGGGACTCGCATGACTCGCGACAAATCACACACGCTCGGGTCGGTTCCAAATGCATTGGCCAATCGTTTCTGCACTTCCTTGAAGCTGTCCAGTGGACAATCACTCACCCGCCAGTAGACGTGGTATTTGTCTGGGCTGCTCTGGACCAGAATATGGGGAGTGGGCATGGCGTCTAAAATAGGCTCAAGTGGTGCGCCGTCCGTATCAACAAAGAGGGCAGTGACATCAGTGATGTGCTGATTGCCACGCTCTGGCCCTTCGTTGATTTGCAGGAAAATTCCAGCGCCAGCCTCGTCCAGATTGCTCAGGTCAGGCAGAAGGTTGTCCACGTTGCCCGTTACTGCCCTAGCCAGAGGGTCTCCTCCACCAGCGCCCTTTTTGTCACTGAAGGTTTGAAAGACGCAGCTTTCTTTTCCAAGAGTAGTCACAAAATCTCGGATTGCTAACTTATTGATGCTCATAATGTGTCTCCAAAAAAAAGTAGAGCAAAAGCTCAGAAAATGGTTGACAGTGTGCAGAAGCTTGGGCAAAATACGCATACTGCCAAGACTGCAACGTCATATTTTTGGCGAAGTGTCACTGCCTTGACGGTTCCTCCTCCTTCCTGTGGCAGATTCCTTTCCTGTTTGGGCGCAAAATTCAGCCCGATGAAACTGTCATCCCTCCTTTCTCGTCTCCTGTGAATTCCTGCGCTGAGTTTGGCGGCATAAATTGCTCACAATATCAATAACTAACAGCGAAAGTCTGATTGCGTGTAGTGCTGGCAGGGGTTGACGAGTATTCTGGCGCAGCAATGAAAATGTCATTGGCCGCCCTTCCCGCAGAAAGCGCACTTCACGCATCTAGTATATGCAAGCACGTTGTGTGCCATGTTTTTTCGTTAGGTGTTATTCGGGTGCTTGTCCAGTTCATTGTAAGGTAGGAAGCGAGGTGTGGAAGAGGGGGTGACCTTTCTGGGAGAGATAGTCAGGAAAGGCGCAGCAATCAAGGCTTTGTGATTGATTTGATGGTCAAAACCCCAATGCGCTGCGCCATTCCAATCAACCGATCATTTCAACAAGGTTCTCGGCTTTCAGGTGGGTGTAGCGCATCAGCATCTTGATGTCCCTGTGGCCTGTGATTGTTGCAACCTGCATGTGATTGAGCCCCTTCTCAAAGAAGCGTGTGGTTGCCTCGTGCCTCAGATCGTGGAAGTGCAGGTTCTCAATTCCAGCTTTGTCGCATGCCTTCTTGTGTGCTGGTTCAGCGGAAACATGACAACCGTCTAAACCAAAATATCAGTTAGCTGTTCGCCTTTTCAGCCATTTTTTGGGATGGCTGAAAAGACTGCTTTTGGTGCGTCGTCCGACGCCGTTCTCTGGCCGCCTCAAGCTTTTGATCTCGTTCGGCCAGGATCTGCACATGCCGCCCTTCCAGGCGATCCTGTGGGGTGACGTAGTCGATGGCGCTATGGAGCCGCCGGGTGTTGTAATGCTCGACGTACTTTCCCACAACCCGCTGGGCATCTTCCAGCGATAATGGCGTCTGAGGCCGAATGCACTCACGCTTCAAACTACCGTGAAAACGCTCCAGCTTTCCGTTGCTCTGCGGATAGTAAGGCGAAGTCCTCACATGCGTCATGCCGGATTCCCGGATGAACGCCTTAAAATCGTTGGCAACGAACTGCGGCCCATTGTCTGAGATCAGCCGCGGCTTAGCTTCCGGATAGGCCTCCTGAGCTCGGAGCAGGACCACTTCAACCTCATCTTCCTTCATCGACTCACGAATCTCCCAGTGGAGGATAAACCTGCTACATCCATCCAGGACACTGCACAGATAGTAGAACGTCCCCTGGATATTCAGATAGGAGATGTCCACATGCCAGTGTTTATGCGGCTCCGAAGGCTGTTTGAACCCTGTGCCCTTCTGCGAGGGCGGTGGGCTCCAACGACGCATCAGCCCGGCAGTTCTGAGCACACGCAGCACTGAAGAGGGGCTGACCGCCACCACGCCTGCATCCAGCATCATGTAGGTCAGGCGCCGATAGCCCTCTGACGGATGTTCATGGAAAAAGGCGACAATCGCTTCCCTTTCCCAATCGTCCAGCCAAAAATCTCGGGGAATACGGCCATTGTGGTCGTTAACCATTCCATAGCGCTTGCGCCATGAATAGAACTTGCCCCTTTGCACGCCTATCCAGTTGATAATTCGGCTCGTGTCGATTTCGCTCTTGTCTGACCAAAACGCCACGAAATCCACCACCGAATCCCGTATGTCCGGCTCCACCCAGCAGCCGTTCAGCTCACCCCAAGACTTTTTTTTAGCGCAACATGCGCCTCAAGAAGCTCGGACATAACTTCATTTTTGGTTGCCAACTTCGCTTCTAGTTCGGCAATCTGTCGGTCACAAGCCTTTTGGCCGCGTTTGTCAGACAAGGCCGCTTCGCCGTTCTCAAACAAAGCCTTTTGCCAGCGATAGTACTGGCTGGGCTGAATGCCCGCCTCGTCACACAGATCCGAGAGAACCACCTTCTCGACCAGGTGACGGCGCACATAGCCTACCTTCTGCTCAGCCGTAAATCTCCGCTTCTTCCGTTCCATACAAACCTCCGCTTATTATCTACACATTATAAACGGCTTGTTTGTCATTTTCCAACTGAACCGAAACACTTGAACGCATGGCTCACGCCCCCTGGCTGGATGGTGAATATCCTCCCGGCGATGGCTGGGCTCTTCTCCTGGCGGTGCTTCAAGATCTCAATGGCTGTAGAGGAGAGGGGGATAGTGCGTGGAATAGCGGTCTTCGTCTCTGGGATATGCAGCGTGCGTTTCTTCCAGTCGATATCACGCCAATCCATCTTAGTGATCTCCTCACGTCGCATGGCTGTCTCCACTGCAAGGAGAACGATCTCTCGTACAGGACCGCGCTTTGGAAGGCAATCAATCAAAGCTTCCAGTTCTCCAGGCTCCAGTCGTCTGTCACGTCCTTTGGAGGGTTCTGGTAATCGTACCTGTTCAACTGGATTTCCCTTGGGCAGCGTGATTCCCCATTCACTCATAGCCAGCTTGAAAATGCGTCGTAAAATACTGAGCTCATCCCGCACAGACTGCTTGCTGACGACTTCTAACCGAGCTTCTCGGTATCGTGTGACAAGGTGTGGCGTGATTTGGTCCAGTGTTCGATTGCTAAAGTATCGTACAAAATGCTGGAGTCGGTAAGCCTGAACAGAGCCGGATTTCTTGGAGGGAAGGATCTCTTGCGTGTAGCGTTCAGCCACTTGTGAGAATGGCGTTGTCTTCGCTGAGGAGATATCCAAAAACAGACCGCGCTCAAGCTCAGACTCAATCTTTCGAGCCCATGCCTCTGCGTCAGTGCGTTTCAGGAATGTTTGGGAGAGTGGTGGCTGACCCTTGCGACGGATCAGAACTCGATACTTGCCGGTACGTTTGCTGATAGAAGCCATCCTGCCCTGCTCCTCTTAGTGAACCAAGAGTGAACCAAGGACTATTTGTTTCTAGCCAGGACAGGATATGATTGCTTCTAAGCTACTGAGATTTCAGTAGAAAGAATGGTGGGCGGTACAAGGATTGAACTTGTGACCCCTACCGTGTCAAGGTAGTGCTCTCCCGCTGAGCTAACCGCCCATACTCACAAGGACGCACATCATGCCGTTAAAGCGGATGTGGGTCAAGGATTTTTTGACGCGCCGATGACGTTCCCATCGCAAGCGGACATTACGCTTCGCCTTCGGTGTCCACCATGGCTGCGGCGATGGCGTCCGCCGGGCTCTTGCCGCCCCAGATCACCCACTGAAAACAGGGGTAGAAACGCTCGCACTCCTGATACAGGGAGGCGAAGATGTCATCCACCTGCTCGTCGCTCAACTCCGCCCCGCGCATGGGCATCACCAAGCGAAACACCGGCGTGGACTCCTCGCCCCAGATCTCAAAATGCCCGATCCAGATGCGCTCGTTGATCAAGGTGATGGTCTGCGCCACGGTGTTGGTGAAACGGGTGGGGATCTTCAGGTTCAAATAGGCGTTGAACTGCAGAAACTCGGTGTCTTCGTGGAAGATCACCCACAGTCGATAGCCGCCCCAGTTGCCGAGGATTTCGCCCCACAGTTCGTTGTCATTGGGGCGCTCCACCTGCCAATCCTGGTCGATGCAATACTCCTCCACAAGGCTGATGGGATTCTCCAGCCAGGAGGGTTCGGTGGGGGTACGGTCGTGGAATCGGCTCATACTGGACAGTAACGCGGCGTGCAGTTGGGAGGATCGTTAATACTATCCCCGCACGCAAAGAGGAAGCAAGTGTTGATGGCCGCACGCAGCGATTAAGGTCCGGCGCGGCGTCTGGGAGCACTGGTCAGGGGGGCGGGCAGCGGCGGGTTGACCAGGGCTGTCTCCGGCTCCCATGGTTGCCCATCCACCAGCACGGTGCGGTTGCGGGTGGAGAGCCGCCCTTCAGCAAACAGCTTCACCGCCAGAGGGTAGATGCGATGCTCCTGTTTGAGGATGCGCCCGGCCAGCGCGCTGGCGTCGTCATCGGGGAGAATGGGGACCACCGCCTGGGCGATGATGGGGCCGGCGTCTACTTCCTCTTCGACAAAGTGCACGGTGCAGCCGGAGAAGCGCACGCCGGCATCAATGGCCTTCTGCTGCACTTTGAGGCCGGGGAAGGCGGGCAGCAGCGAGGGGTGGACGTTGATCAGGCGACCCACATAGTGGCGCACAAAGCCGCCGGTGAGCACGCGCATGAAGCCCGCCAGGCAGACCAGATCGGCCTCGTCGGCGTCGATGGCTGCGATCAGCGCGGCGTCGAAGGCTTCGCGGGAGTCGTAGGCTTTGTGATCGATCACCAGGGTGTCGATGCCCGCTTCCTGGGCGCGGGTGA from Magnetofaba australis IT-1 encodes:
- a CDS encoding transposase, with amino-acid sequence MERKKRRFTAEQKVGYVRRHLVEKVVLSDLCDEAGIQPSQYYRWQKALFENGEAALSDKRGQKACDRQIAELEAKLATKNEVMSELLEAHVALKKSLGVS
- the purN gene encoding phosphoribosylglycinamide formyltransferase codes for the protein MPCRIAVLISGSGSNLQALMDRVEDGTIPGRIVRVISNKADAYGLTRAQEAGIDTLVIDHKAYDSREAFDAALIAAIDADEADLVCLAGFMRVLTGGFVRHYVGRLINVHPSLLPAFPGLKVQQKAIDAGVRFSGCTVHFVEEEVDAGPIIAQAVVPILPDDDASALAGRILKQEHRIYPLAVKLFAEGRLSTRNRTVLVDGQPWEPETALVNPPLPAPLTSAPRRRAGP
- a CDS encoding DUF5906 domain-containing protein, which gives rise to MSINKLAIRDFVTTLGKESCVFQTFSDKKGAGGGDPLARAVTGNVDNLLPDLSNLDEAGAGIFLQINEGPERGNQHITDVTALFVDTDGAPLEPILDAMPTPHILVQSSPDKYHVYWRVSDCPLDSFKEVQKRLANAFGTDPSVCDLSRVMRVPGSWHRKTDSPFQVEMVEDDLPPYPLAKIEAALKRVERISLPESIQTIFDELRNAQPGDRNNTLNRVAYACGQQSASLDTDPREELRKIAKSIGLDDGEINATIESGFTSGQGSPQRSVPEKGEEDLNDKHAIAMIEGKAVIINEGSDGAISFSSKADFNVATASMKPQPDPHNPNRTISAADAWIKSPFRRFYERVVFDPSEKCPVEHYNLWRGFAVEPSGNHEACQPFLDHIKNVICSGNDVHYNYLISWMADAVQNPGKRPGVAVVLLGGRGTGKGMFAKHFGSLFGGHYRQLVQPRHLTGNFNSHLKDALMVFADEAFWGGNVKEEGPLKALITEDQLMIEPKGVNSFAIQNHIHLIMATNNAWAVPAGIDERRFFCLEVSDSMKQDHEYFGALDEAMMNGGIEALLGFLLEWPLEGVNLRQVPQTDALKFQKDLSMSPLQRFWQQLLADGFLPGEEVGEELPWDDEPVSIATDELRILLKQFCQEHGITRTPSPAEVGKTLNQLCPGMTKTRPRTNNSKRKQHYTLPVLDECRYAFELAMGGAPIDWNAV
- a CDS encoding tyrosine-type recombinase/integrase, which encodes MASISKRTGKYRVLIRRKGQPPLSQTFLKRTDAEAWARKIESELERGLFLDISSAKTTPFSQVAERYTQEILPSKKSGSVQAYRLQHFVRYFSNRTLDQITPHLVTRYREARLEVVSKQSVRDELSILRRIFKLAMSEWGITLPKGNPVEQVRLPEPSKGRDRRLEPGELEALIDCLPKRGPVREIVLLAVETAMRREEITKMDWRDIDWKKRTLHIPETKTAIPRTIPLSSTAIEILKHRQEKSPAIAGRIFTIQPGGVSHAFKCFGSVGK
- a CDS encoding IS3 family transposase yields the protein MEPDIRDSVVDFVAFWSDKSEIDTSRIINWIGVQRGKFYSWRKRYGMVNDHNGRIPRDFWLDDWEREAIVAFFHEHPSEGYRRLTYMMLDAGVVAVSPSSVLRVLRTAGLMRRWSPPPSQKGTGFKQPSEPHKHWHVDISYLNIQGTFYYLCSVLDGCSRFILHWEIRESMKEDEVEVVLLRAQEAYPEAKPRLISDNGPQFVANDFKAFIRESGMTHVRTSPYYPQSNGKLERFHGSLKRECIRPQTPLSLEDAQRVVGKYVEHYNTRRLHSAIDYVTPQDRLEGRHVQILAERDQKLEAARERRRTTHQKQSFQPSQKMAEKANS
- a CDS encoding YbjN domain-containing protein, coding for MSRFHDRTPTEPSWLENPISLVEEYCIDQDWQVERPNDNELWGEILGNWGGYRLWVIFHEDTEFLQFNAYLNLKIPTRFTNTVAQTITLINERIWIGHFEIWGEESTPVFRLVMPMRGAELSDEQVDDIFASLYQECERFYPCFQWVIWGGKSPADAIAAAMVDTEGEA